Part of the Crossiella cryophila genome, ATCCCGGACCCGACCCGGCGGCTGACCGAGTACCCGCACCAGCTCTCCGGCGGCATGCGGCAGCGCGCGCTGATCGCGATGGCGCTGGCCTGCCGTCCCCGGCTGCTGATCGCGGACGAGCCGACCACCGCGCTGGATGTCACCATCCAGGCGCAGATCCTGGCCCTGCTCAAGGAACTCGTGCAGGACACCGAGACCGCGCTGATCATGATCACGCACGACCTCGGCGTGGTGGCCGGGCTGTGCGATGAGGTCAACGTGCTCTACGGCGGCCGGGTGGTCGAGCGCGGGCGGCGGCACGAGCTGTTCGCCACGCCCAAACACCCTTACACGCACGGGCTGCTGGCCTCGATCCCGCGACTGGACGCCCCGCGCGGGGAGAAGCTGGTGCCGATCCGCGGTTCGGTGGCCGACAACATCCCGTGGACGCACGCGTGCGCCTTCGCGCCGCGCTGCCCGAACGCGCTGGACACCTGCGTCGAGGTGACCCCGGCGATGGAGTCCGAGGCGGATCGGTTGCTGCGCTGCCACAACCCGGTCCAGCAGGAGGTATCGGCATGACCGCCCCGGCCGAGACTGCCACCGGAGTGTCCACTGTGGACGATGCTCTGGTCACGGTGGAGGGACTCAAGGTCCACTTCCCGATCAAGCGCGGGGTCATCCTGGACCGCACGGTCGGCTACGTCTACGCGGTGGACGGCATCGACCTGTCGGTGCGCCGCGGCGAGACCTACGGCCTGGTCGGCGAATCCGGCTGCGGCAAGTCCACCTTCGGGCGGGCGCTGCTCAAGCTCACCCCGCCCACCGCGGGCAAGGTGGTCTTCGACGGCGTGGACCTGTCCTCGCTCAAGGGCGAGCCGCTGCGGAAGATGCGCCGCCGGATCCAGATGATCTTCCAGGACCCGCTGTCCTCGCTGGACCCGCGCCAGTCGGTGGAGTCCATCCTGGTGGAGGGCCTGCGCGCGCACGATCTGGACAAGGGCAAGGCGGAGACCAGCAAGCGCCTGCGGGAGCTGCTGACCTCGGTCGGCCTGCCCAGCACGGCACTGCGCAAGTACCCGCACGAGTTCTCCGGCGGCCAGCGGCAGCGCATCGGCATCGCCCGCGCGCTGACCGTGGAGCCGGACCTGATCGTGGCCGACGAGCCGGTGTCCGCACTGGACGTCTCGGTGCAGGCCCAGGTGGTCAACCTGCTGGAGGACCTGCAGGAACAGCTCGGCCTGACCTACCTGGTGATCGCGCACGACCTGGCCGTGGTCCGGCACATCTCCGACCGGGTCGGCGTGATGTACCTGGGCGGACTGGTCGAGGAAGCCGGTTCGGACACCCTCTACGCGGATCCGCTGCACCCCTACACCCGGGCGCTGCTGTCCGCGGTGCCGGTGCCGGACCCGCTGCTGGAGGACCGTCGCGAGCGCATCCTGCTGGCGGGCGACCTGCCCTCACCGGCCAACCCGCCCACCGGCTGCCGGTTCCACACCCGGTGCCCGTGGCGGCAGGCCAAGCGCTGCGACACCGAACGGCCGGTCCTGCGCGAGATCGCGCCGGGACACAAGGTGGCCTGCCACTACGCCGAGGACATCAAGGCGGGGCGGATCCGGGCGCACGAGGTCGAGCCGATCCTGGTGCAGGCCGATGACGGCATCTCGCCGGACACCGCGCTGACCGGGCCCGCCTCGGTCACCGAAGTGCTCGGGCCCTAGCCGCCGAGCTTCTGTCACCCTGGTTCCGTGCGATATCAGGCGCAGCGCGAGGCAGTCGTGACGACGTGCCGGCGACTGGTCGAACAGCGACTGGTCGTCG contains:
- a CDS encoding ABC transporter ATP-binding protein, whose amino-acid sequence is MTAPAETATGVSTVDDALVTVEGLKVHFPIKRGVILDRTVGYVYAVDGIDLSVRRGETYGLVGESGCGKSTFGRALLKLTPPTAGKVVFDGVDLSSLKGEPLRKMRRRIQMIFQDPLSSLDPRQSVESILVEGLRAHDLDKGKAETSKRLRELLTSVGLPSTALRKYPHEFSGGQRQRIGIARALTVEPDLIVADEPVSALDVSVQAQVVNLLEDLQEQLGLTYLVIAHDLAVVRHISDRVGVMYLGGLVEEAGSDTLYADPLHPYTRALLSAVPVPDPLLEDRRERILLAGDLPSPANPPTGCRFHTRCPWRQAKRCDTERPVLREIAPGHKVACHYAEDIKAGRIRAHEVEPILVQADDGISPDTALTGPASVTEVLGP
- a CDS encoding ABC transporter ATP-binding protein; protein product: MALLEVRDLSVVFQRHGEEPFAAVDGVSFDVAPGQTVGLVGESGCGKSVTSLAIMGLLPKRGAKVGGSVKFEDTELLSLSDKQMRDRRGRDLGMVFQDPLSSLNPVIPIGIQVTEVLERHRGMPRKQAMGEAKDLLDKVGIPDPTRRLTEYPHQLSGGMRQRALIAMALACRPRLLIADEPTTALDVTIQAQILALLKELVQDTETALIMITHDLGVVAGLCDEVNVLYGGRVVERGRRHELFATPKHPYTHGLLASIPRLDAPRGEKLVPIRGSVADNIPWTHACAFAPRCPNALDTCVEVTPAMESEADRLLRCHNPVQQEVSA